The genomic segment GAGGAAAAAGAAGGGCGAATCCTGGAACGAATCTATTTAATGGAAAGGGTCCTGAATACCGTTGATCAACTTTTTACTCTTTTCCTTACAAAACGTTTGTCGGCGCAATGGTCTGCCGAGGATATCCCTCGGATGAAGAAGTGGATACAAAAATAGAAGAAGGCGTAAGGTCTAAACAGGCACCCTGAGAGTGCCGAGCCGATCAGGAGGGAAAAAATATGCAAGGGAACGCCCTGAAGAAGAAACTCAAGGAAGGCCAGGTGTGCTTCGGCACATTCATGCGTCTTTGCCCAGCCGCTATGGAGGTCATCGGCTATGCGGGCTGGGATTTTGCGGTCATCGACATGGAGCACGGCATTTTCGACTTCCCTTCCGTGGCTCACATGGTCCGAGCTGCCCGGTGTGCGGGCATCACCAGCCTGGTCCGGGTACCGGAGCCGAACCCTTCTCAGATTATGCGCGCTGTCGACGCCGGAGCAGAAGGTGTTCAGATCCCCCAGGTGGACTCCCCCGAGACGGCGCGCCTCGTTTCTCAAGCAGCCCGCTACTACCCAGCCGGGAAGAGGGGGCTGTGCAGCTACGTCCGGGCCGCGGGATATTCTTCCGTCTCTCCCGCGGAGCACATGGCCACGTCCAATGAAGAGGTGCTGACCGTGATCCATATCGAAGGGGAGAGAGCCGCCACGGAAATCGAGGCCATTGTGGAGACGCCGGGGATCGACGTCATCTTCCTGGGGCCGTGGGACCTTTCCCAGTCCCTCGGGGTTCCGGGGCAGACCAAGCACCCGCGGGTCGTAGAGGTCATGGAAAAAGTGATTGCAGCCTGCCGCAAAAAAGGGATGGTCACGGGGTCGTTCGTCCGGGAAATCGAAGACGCCC from the Deltaproteobacteria bacterium genome contains:
- a CDS encoding aldolase/citrate lyase family protein — protein: MQGNALKKKLKEGQVCFGTFMRLCPAAMEVIGYAGWDFAVIDMEHGIFDFPSVAHMVRAARCAGITSLVRVPEPNPSQIMRAVDAGAEGVQIPQVDSPETARLVSQAARYYPAGKRGLCSYVRAAGYSSVSPAEHMATSNEEVLTVIHIEGERAATEIEAIVETPGIDVIFLGPWDLSQSLGVPGQTKHPRVVEVMEKVIAACRKKGMVTGSFVREIEDARPWLEKGVQYMMVSTDAGLLLRAGTEWLEKLRKMRLR